A portion of the Oscillospiraceae bacterium genome contains these proteins:
- a CDS encoding Maff2 family protein, with product MEFFNSAVDTLQTIVVGLGGALCVWGGINLLEGYGQDNPGSKSQGVKQLVAGGGVALIGVTLVPLLSGLLG from the coding sequence ATGGAATTTTTCAACAGCGCAGTCGATACTTTGCAGACGATTGTGGTCGGTCTGGGCGGTGCCCTGTGTGTCTGGGGCGGCATCAACCTGTTGGAGGGTTATGGACAGGATAACCCCGGCAGCAAGAGCCAGGGCGTGAAGCAGCTGGTCGCGGGCGGCGGCGTTGCCCTGATCGGCGTGACCCTTGTCCCGCTGCTGTCCGGGCTGCTGGGCTAA
- a CDS encoding CD0415/CD1112 family protein, with product MISEIIEKWIKGILIDGITGNLSGLFDNVNAKVGEIASDVGSTPQAWNSGIFNMLRSLSETVVLPIAAAILALVMCHELIQMITEKNNMHDFDTSMFFRWIFKSAFAILIVSNTWNIVMGVFDATQSVVNQSSGVIIGETSIHFDRLIPGLEFQLESMTIGSLLSLWFQTLVVGLTMNILSICIFLVTYGRMIEIYVVTALGPIPLATMGSSEWRSTGQNYLKSLLALGFQAFLIMIVVGIYAVLIRNISGAADIAGAIWGCMGYTVLLCFCLFKTGSISKSVFGAH from the coding sequence TTGATTAGTGAGATCATCGAGAAATGGATAAAAGGCATTTTGATCGATGGCATCACGGGCAACCTCTCCGGCCTGTTCGATAACGTGAACGCCAAGGTGGGCGAAATCGCTTCGGATGTCGGCTCCACCCCGCAGGCGTGGAACAGCGGCATTTTCAATATGCTGCGCAGTCTTTCCGAAACGGTGGTGCTGCCCATTGCAGCGGCTATCCTTGCCCTTGTGATGTGCCATGAGCTTATCCAGATGATTACCGAAAAGAACAATATGCACGACTTTGACACCTCCATGTTCTTCCGCTGGATTTTCAAGTCTGCTTTTGCCATCCTCATTGTCAGCAACACATGGAATATCGTTATGGGTGTGTTCGATGCCACCCAGAGCGTTGTCAACCAAAGTTCCGGCGTTATCATCGGTGAAACATCCATCCACTTTGACCGCCTGATACCCGGACTGGAATTTCAGCTGGAAAGCATGACCATTGGCAGTCTGCTTAGTCTGTGGTTCCAGACCCTTGTGGTGGGCCTGACCATGAACATCCTTTCCATCTGCATCTTCCTTGTGACCTACGGCCGCATGATCGAGATTTACGTTGTGACCGCGCTGGGGCCTATCCCGCTTGCCACCATGGGCAGCAGCGAGTGGCGCAGCACCGGGCAGAATTATTTGAAGTCTTTGCTGGCGCTGGGTTTTCAAGCGTTCCTGATTATGATTGTCGTGGGTATCTATGCGGTGCTGATACGCAACATTTCAGGTGCAGCGGACATTGCCGGGGCCATCTGGGGCTGCATGGGCTACACCGTGCTGCTCTGCTTCTGTCTGTTCAAGACCGGCAGCATCAGCAAGTCGGTGTTTGGTGCCCACTAA
- a CDS encoding PrgI family protein: MAYVTVPKDLTHVKSKVLFGLTKRQLVCFGGALLTGGPLYFLTRDYLSNSAAALLMIFAMLPGLLFALFERHGQPLEVVIQQMIQCCFIRPKERPYQTNNAYAALVRQYQMEQEVKAIVQKNDTPRNRKAQKAHPRPEKRN, encoded by the coding sequence ATGGCGTATGTGACCGTTCCCAAAGATTTGACCCATGTAAAATCCAAAGTCTTATTCGGGCTGACCAAGCGGCAGCTGGTCTGCTTCGGCGGCGCGCTCCTCACGGGCGGGCCGCTTTATTTTTTGACCCGGGACTATCTTTCCAACAGCGCGGCGGCCCTGCTGATGATTTTTGCCATGCTGCCGGGGCTGCTGTTCGCTCTGTTCGAGCGGCACGGCCAGCCCCTTGAAGTGGTGATTCAGCAAATGATTCAGTGCTGCTTTATTCGTCCCAAGGAAAGGCCCTATCAGACCAACAATGCTTACGCCGCCCTTGTGCGGCAATACCAAATGGAACAGGAGGTAAAGGCCATTGTCCAGAAAAACGATACCCCGCGAAACCGAAAAGCCCAAAAAGCTCACCCGCGCCCAGAAAAAAGAAATTGA
- a CDS encoding PrgI family protein — MSRKTIPRETEKPKKLTRAQKKEIDAVLRKYKGDGKPRTAQATIPYEAIYPDGVCRIDRRTFSKCIAFEDISYQLAQPETRTAIFEHLCDLYNYVDASIHVQLSFLNRKVDPVQYAKSFEIAPQGDDFDDIRAEYTAILQKQLASGNNGIVKTKYLTFTIEADSLKTARARLTRIGLDLLGYFKTMGCTAHVMDGQERLEVLHGIFHPDGEPFRFEWDWLAPSGLSTKDFVAPSSLCFGTAKTFGLGGKYGAVSFLQILAPELSDEMLADFLKTESGILVNLHVQAIDQTEAIKTIKRKITDLDAMKIQEQKKAVRSGYDMDILPSDLATYGEDAKKLLNKLQTRNERLFMLTFLVLNVADTKQKLGNDVFQAAGVAQKYNCSLVRLDYQQEQGLVSSLPLGINQIKIQRSLTTSNVAVFVPFVTQELFQSGAAMYYGINAKSHNMIMLDRKQARCPNGLKLGTPGSGKSMSCKSEIVSVFLTTADDIFISDPEAEYYPLVKRLHGQVIKLSPTSRDYVNPLDINLNYSEDDSPLALKSDFVLSFCELVMGGKTGLEAIERTVIDRAVKAIYRPYLANPCPENMPILSDLHQALLDQHLPEADRVAQALDLYVSGSLNVFNHKTNVDIHNRLVAFDIKELGKQLKKLGMLIIQDQIWGRVTQNRSQGRATWYFADEFHLLLKEEQTAAYSAEIWKRFRKWGGVPTGATQNVKDLLSSPEIENILENSDFITLLNQASGDRKILSERLNLSADQQKYIDNSEPGEGLLIFENVVLPFSNPIPNNTQLYKIMTTRLSEVVEL, encoded by the coding sequence TTGTCCAGAAAAACGATACCCCGCGAAACCGAAAAGCCCAAAAAGCTCACCCGCGCCCAGAAAAAAGAAATTGATGCCGTTCTCCGCAAGTACAAGGGTGACGGCAAGCCCCGCACGGCACAGGCCACCATCCCGTATGAGGCCATCTACCCGGACGGTGTGTGCCGCATTGACCGACGCACGTTCTCCAAGTGCATTGCCTTTGAGGACATCAGCTATCAGCTGGCCCAGCCGGAAACGAGGACCGCCATCTTTGAACACCTGTGCGACCTGTACAACTATGTGGATGCCTCCATCCATGTGCAGCTTTCGTTTCTCAATCGCAAGGTTGACCCGGTGCAGTACGCAAAAAGTTTTGAGATCGCACCGCAGGGGGATGATTTTGACGACATCCGCGCCGAGTACACCGCCATCCTGCAAAAGCAGCTTGCCAGCGGAAACAACGGCATCGTCAAAACGAAATACCTGACCTTCACCATCGAGGCCGACAGTCTGAAAACAGCGCGGGCGCGGCTGACCCGCATTGGCCTTGACCTGCTGGGCTATTTCAAGACCATGGGCTGCACGGCGCACGTCATGGACGGGCAGGAGCGTTTGGAGGTGCTGCACGGCATCTTCCACCCGGACGGCGAACCGTTTCGCTTTGAATGGGACTGGCTGGCACCCTCCGGCCTGTCCACCAAAGATTTTGTGGCTCCATCCTCCCTCTGCTTCGGCACGGCCAAGACCTTTGGGCTGGGCGGCAAATATGGAGCCGTGAGCTTTTTACAAATCCTTGCGCCGGAACTTTCGGACGAAATGCTGGCCGACTTCCTCAAAACGGAAAGCGGGATTCTCGTCAATCTCCATGTGCAGGCCATCGACCAGACCGAGGCCATCAAAACCATCAAGCGGAAGATCACAGACCTTGACGCCATGAAGATTCAGGAGCAGAAAAAGGCTGTCCGTTCCGGGTACGACATGGACATCCTGCCCAGCGACCTTGCCACTTACGGCGAGGACGCCAAAAAGCTGCTGAACAAATTGCAGACCCGGAACGAACGGCTTTTCATGCTGACCTTTCTTGTGCTGAATGTGGCCGACACCAAGCAAAAGCTGGGCAACGATGTGTTCCAAGCCGCAGGTGTGGCACAGAAGTATAACTGCTCGCTTGTCCGGCTGGACTACCAGCAGGAACAGGGCCTTGTGTCCAGCCTGCCGCTGGGCATCAACCAGATAAAGATTCAGCGCAGCCTTACCACCTCCAACGTGGCGGTGTTCGTGCCCTTTGTGACGCAGGAGCTTTTCCAGAGCGGGGCAGCCATGTACTACGGCATCAACGCAAAATCCCACAACATGATCATGCTGGACCGCAAGCAGGCCCGGTGTCCCAACGGCTTGAAGCTGGGCACCCCCGGTAGCGGAAAATCCATGAGCTGCAAGTCTGAAATCGTCAGTGTGTTTTTAACGACCGCTGACGATATTTTTATTTCAGACCCAGAGGCCGAGTATTACCCGCTGGTCAAGCGGCTGCATGGGCAGGTCATCAAACTTTCGCCCACCAGCAGGGACTATGTAAATCCGCTGGACATCAACCTGAACTACTCCGAAGATGACAGCCCGCTGGCTTTGAAATCGGATTTTGTGCTGTCGTTCTGTGAGTTGGTCATGGGCGGCAAAACAGGTCTGGAAGCGATTGAGCGCACCGTGATAGACCGTGCCGTGAAAGCTATCTATCGCCCCTATCTGGCAAACCCCTGCCCGGAGAATATGCCGATTTTGTCTGACCTCCACCAAGCCCTGCTCGACCAGCACTTGCCGGAGGCGGATCGGGTAGCGCAGGCATTGGACTTGTATGTGTCCGGCTCGCTGAATGTGTTTAATCACAAAACGAATGTGGACATCCACAACCGGCTTGTGGCCTTTGACATCAAAGAGTTAGGCAAGCAGTTAAAAAAACTGGGGATGCTCATTATCCAAGACCAGATATGGGGCCGCGTTACCCAGAACCGCAGTCAGGGCCGGGCTACATGGTATTTTGCAGACGAGTTCCACTTGCTCTTGAAAGAGGAACAGACCGCTGCGTACAGTGCCGAGATTTGGAAACGCTTCCGCAAATGGGGCGGCGTGCCCACAGGCGCCACCCAGAATGTGAAGGACCTTCTTTCTTCCCCGGAGATTGAAAACATTCTGGAAAACAGCGACTTCATCACGCTGCTGAATCAGGCATCCGGCGACCGCAAAATCCTTTCGGAACGGCTGAACCTTTCCGCAGACCAGCAGAAGTACATCGACAATTCCGAACCGGGCGAAGGACTGCTGATTTTTGAAAATGTGGTGCTGCCATTCTCAAACCCTATCCCGAATAACACCCAGCTTTACAAAATTATGACCACCCGGCTCAGCGAGGTGGTGGAGCTATGA
- the dcm gene encoding DNA (cytosine-5-)-methyltransferase encodes MNLTHFSLFSGIGGIDLAAEAAGFTSVCQCEWAAFPAAVLASHWPEVPRFQDITTVTKEAFFEKTGLRTVTLISGGFPCQPFSTAGQQRGFYDERYLWPEMLRVIRELQPRWVLGENVAGFLRMGLDKTLIDLEQAGYDVRVFVLPAAAVGAWHERKRVFIIGSAASHTPCQRHRGCGQGAGHPNLCEWQLPQDEQGWQGMDGAAFPCGLPHDPHHAGKALPQPGLGRVADGFPAQMDGHSLWAEEPADIPRLTEEVPNRSKRMKTLGNAVSPPQVFPILKYIADIETGRCPMGGEEL; translated from the coding sequence ATGAACTTAACGCATTTCAGCTTGTTTTCCGGCATAGGCGGCATCGACCTTGCCGCGGAAGCAGCGGGTTTTACTTCGGTCTGTCAATGCGAGTGGGCAGCCTTCCCCGCCGCTGTTCTGGCAAGCCACTGGCCGGAGGTGCCCCGTTTTCAGGACATCACCACCGTAACAAAGGAGGCTTTCTTTGAAAAAACAGGACTTCGCACCGTCACCCTCATTTCAGGTGGTTTCCCGTGCCAGCCGTTCTCCACCGCAGGGCAGCAGCGCGGCTTCTACGATGAACGCTACCTGTGGCCCGAAATGCTGCGGGTCATCCGGGAATTGCAGCCCCGTTGGGTGCTTGGAGAAAATGTTGCTGGCTTCCTCCGTATGGGGCTCGACAAAACGCTCATTGACTTGGAGCAGGCAGGTTACGATGTTCGGGTTTTCGTATTACCTGCTGCTGCCGTTGGCGCGTGGCACGAACGGAAACGGGTATTCATCATCGGCTCCGCTGCTTCCCACACCCCTTGCCAGCGACACCGGGGATGTGGGCAAGGGGCTGGACATCCAAATCTCTGCGAATGGCAGTTACCGCAAGATGAACAAGGATGGCAAGGCATGGACGGCGCGGCTTTCCCATGTGGTCTACCGCATGACCCCCACCACGCTGGAAAGGCCCTACCTCAACCCGGACTGGGTAGAGTGGCTGATGGGTTTCCCGCGCAAATGGACGGACATTCCCTTTGGGCCGAAGAACCCGCCGACATCCCGCGCCTGACCGAAGAGGTGCCGAACCGCAGCAAGCGGATGAAAACGCTGGGCAATGCGGTTTCGCCGCCGCAGGTGTTCCCGATTCTCAAATACATTGCGGACATTGAAACGGGCCGCTGTCCGATGGGAGGTGAAGAACTTTGA
- a CDS encoding C40 family peptidase: MKELQAKAKVTQTMTRDGLVMENQADGTVENVSSREAEQDYSTDSEGKAEKILERAEDIKDGHKNKKKAKKAAETTATAESEDGLHRSAARLELTEEERADPALQPYIQKAEAKADKLDAARAALPKKRVPVKEKIYDAASGKAKSTLRFEQQDKGPPSLKPNPASRPLSEALLFAHGKIHEVEHENVGVEGGHKGEELVEHQTAKVIRSGIRHHKMKPYKAVEKAERQLMSANAEYFYQKSLRDNPQLAQSASNPISRMWQKQRIKQQYAKAARQAGQAAAQGAATTAENGFRVTKLAAEGGERVAEFATQNWKTILIVAVFGLLALLLITGLQSCTVMAGTAGTGVTASSYFSKDKDMLGAEKAYAKLEQKLQRYLDTYEATHNYDEYHFYLDEIEHDPYVLISILSALHDGVFTLAEVQGELEMLFEKQYILTETVTMQIRYRTKMMVIIGPYGVPQVITYQEPYEYYICTVKLKNKDLSHLPVKVLTEEQLSAYSLYMRTLGNRPDLFGKAQYPNASTIKQPTYYDIPPEALKDDRFAAMMEEATKYIGYPYVWGGSSPSTSFDCSGYISWVLNHSGWNVGRQTAQGLYNLCTPVSTAQVKPGDLVFFKGTYDTPGVSHCGIYVGNSIMLHCGDPISYTNLNSKYWQEHFYSYGRLP, translated from the coding sequence TTGAAAGAATTGCAGGCGAAAGCCAAAGTCACCCAGACCATGACCCGTGATGGTCTGGTGATGGAAAATCAAGCGGACGGCACTGTAGAGAATGTTTCCAGTCGGGAAGCGGAACAGGATTACTCAACGGATTCCGAGGGCAAGGCCGAAAAAATTCTGGAACGGGCCGAGGACATCAAGGACGGGCATAAAAATAAAAAGAAAGCGAAAAAAGCCGCAGAAACCACAGCCACCGCCGAAAGTGAAGATGGTCTGCACCGTTCCGCCGCCCGTCTGGAACTGACCGAAGAAGAACGGGCAGACCCGGCGTTGCAGCCGTATATCCAAAAGGCGGAAGCGAAAGCCGACAAGCTGGATGCGGCCCGCGCTGCTTTGCCGAAAAAACGTGTCCCGGTCAAGGAAAAAATCTACGATGCCGCCAGCGGCAAGGCGAAATCCACCCTGCGTTTTGAGCAGCAGGACAAAGGCCCGCCCAGCCTGAAACCAAACCCGGCCAGCCGCCCGCTATCAGAAGCGTTGCTGTTCGCTCACGGAAAAATCCATGAAGTCGAACACGAAAATGTGGGTGTGGAGGGTGGCCACAAGGGTGAAGAACTGGTGGAGCATCAGACCGCCAAGGTCATCCGCAGCGGCATCCGGCACCACAAGATGAAGCCCTACAAGGCCGTGGAAAAGGCAGAGCGTCAGCTCATGTCTGCCAATGCAGAATACTTTTACCAGAAATCCTTGCGGGACAATCCGCAGCTTGCGCAGTCCGCCAGCAACCCCATTTCCCGGATGTGGCAGAAACAGCGTATAAAGCAGCAGTATGCCAAAGCTGCACGGCAGGCCGGCCAAGCCGCCGCGCAGGGTGCGGCCACCACCGCAGAGAACGGTTTCCGGGTAACGAAGCTGGCAGCCGAGGGCGGCGAACGGGTAGCCGAATTTGCGACCCAGAACTGGAAAACCATTCTGATCGTGGCGGTGTTCGGTCTGCTGGCTCTGCTCCTGATAACGGGGTTGCAGTCCTGCACCGTGATGGCGGGCACCGCTGGAACCGGCGTGACGGCATCCTCTTACTTTTCCAAGGACAAGGATATGCTGGGTGCAGAGAAAGCCTACGCCAAGCTGGAGCAAAAACTGCAACGGTATCTCGACACCTACGAGGCCACCCACAACTACGATGAATACCATTTTTATCTGGACGAAATCGAGCATGACCCCTATGTGCTGATCTCGATTTTGTCCGCGCTGCATGACGGCGTGTTCACACTGGCCGAGGTGCAGGGCGAACTTGAAATGCTCTTTGAAAAGCAATACATCCTGACCGAGACCGTGACCATGCAGATACGTTACCGCACAAAAATGATGGTCATTATTGGCCCGTATGGTGTGCCGCAGGTTATCACCTATCAAGAACCGTATGAATACTACATCTGCACGGTCAAGCTGAAGAACAAAGATTTGTCCCACCTACCCGTGAAAGTGCTGACCGAAGAACAGCTTAGTGCCTATTCGCTCTATATGCGCACGCTGGGTAACCGGCCGGATTTGTTTGGCAAAGCGCAATACCCTAATGCGTCCACCATCAAGCAGCCCACCTACTACGATATTCCCCCGGAAGCACTAAAGGATGATAGGTTTGCCGCCATGATGGAGGAAGCCACGAAGTACATCGGCTACCCGTATGTGTGGGGCGGCAGTTCGCCCAGCACCAGCTTTGATTGCAGCGGCTACATTTCGTGGGTGCTGAATCACTCCGGCTGGAATGTCGGCCGCCAGACTGCACAGGGCCTTTACAACCTCTGCACTCCCGTTTCGACGGCGCAGGTCAAACCGGGCGACCTTGTGTTTTTCAAGGGAACCTACGATACCCCCGGCGTGAGCCATTGCGGTATCTATGTGGGCAATTCCATCATGCTGCACTGCGGCGACCCGATCTCTTACACAAACCTCAACTCGAAATATTGGCAAGAACATTTTTACAGCTATGGGCGTTTACCGTGA
- a CDS encoding DUF4315 family protein yields MAKRLSRIERDIERLKEKISEYQQQLKELEAEKTEQENLQIIQLVRSMNMKPDEFAAFLRSGALNAAPTVTPYHKQEDAADET; encoded by the coding sequence ATGGCAAAAAGACTTTCCCGCATTGAGCGCGACATTGAACGGCTCAAAGAAAAAATCAGCGAATACCAGCAGCAGTTGAAAGAACTGGAAGCTGAAAAGACCGAACAGGAAAATTTGCAGATCATTCAGCTGGTGCGCAGCATGAACATGAAGCCGGACGAGTTCGCAGCCTTTCTGCGCAGCGGTGCGCTGAACGCTGCACCCACCGTCACCCCGTACCACAAACAGGAGGATGCCGCCGATGAAACCTGA
- a CDS encoding DUF4366 domain-containing protein, translating into MKPDWSRRFAAGLLAILLCLCSFSMPAFASGSDPAPEPMPEITEEEPTTGGMEPEGVPITPKGNATLVDDFYGDKQLITVTTKAGNYFYILIDRANEDKKTSVHFLNQVDDADLLALLDEEPQAAEVCTCTVKCEAGNVNENCPLCEKSLRNCTAPEAVKNDTETPQEKPKSNMGSLMILLVLALAGGGAALYYFKFRKPKADTTGHDDLDEYDFGEDEDADEEPAEIEIHSEDGQEDET; encoded by the coding sequence ATGAAACCTGATTGGAGCCGCCGTTTTGCAGCCGGGCTACTGGCTATCCTGCTCTGCCTCTGTTCATTTTCCATGCCCGCTTTTGCAAGCGGCTCTGACCCAGCCCCGGAACCTATGCCGGAGATTACCGAAGAAGAACCCACCACGGGCGGCATGGAGCCGGAGGGTGTGCCCATCACGCCCAAGGGCAATGCAACACTGGTGGATGACTTTTACGGCGACAAGCAGCTTATCACAGTGACCACCAAGGCCGGGAATTATTTTTACATCCTGATTGACCGTGCCAACGAGGACAAGAAAACGTCCGTTCACTTCCTGAACCAAGTGGACGATGCCGACTTGCTGGCCCTGCTGGATGAAGAACCGCAGGCCGCCGAAGTCTGCACCTGCACGGTGAAATGTGAGGCAGGAAACGTGAACGAAAACTGCCCCTTGTGTGAAAAGAGCCTGCGGAACTGCACGGCCCCGGAAGCGGTGAAAAACGACACCGAAACGCCGCAGGAAAAGCCCAAGTCCAACATGGGCAGTCTGATGATCCTGCTGGTGCTGGCTCTGGCGGGCGGCGGTGCAGCACTCTATTATTTCAAGTTCCGCAAACCCAAGGCCGACACCACCGGGCACGATGATCTGGACGAATACGATTTTGGCGAGGACGAGGATGCAGACGAGGAACCGGCTGAAATCGAGATTCATTCGGAGGACGGACAGGAGGATGAAACATGA
- a CDS encoding DNA topoisomerase 3, translating to MSFQLVIAEKPSVARSIAAVIGASEKQTGYWQGGGYLVSWCIGHLVSFAEAGQYDEKYCKWRYEDLPILPQPWQFIVPDEKKQQFEVLRALLNRPDVDSVTAATDAGREGELIFRFVYQMAGCTKPVKRLWISSMEDAAIREGFANLCPDSDYDALYQSALCRAKADWLVGINATRLFSVLYHKTLTVGRVQTPTLKMLVDRDAKILRFQKERYYTVGIQSGSLKADSGRIASMDEADTLKNACAGASAICSSVKREKKTEQPPKLYDLTTLQREANRLFGFTAKQTLDYAQQLYEKKLLTYPRTDSQYLTEDMGQTAQHLVSDLLGLLPFAQGLALTAEVGRVLNSKKVSDHHAIIPTAEFAKQGFTGLAESECKLMNLVCSKLLCAVAAPHEYETVTAVFSCAGNEFTAKGKTVLVPGWKEIDQRFRSTLKADGEEETETLNTLPELTEGQSYSVVSDISEHFTSPPKAYTEDTLLSAMERAGAEDMPENAERKGLGTPATRAAILEKLVQMGFVQRKSKQLVPTKDGINLAVVLPESLTSPALTAEWENRLTEIAKGNADPDEFMAEIEAQVRQLVKTYSCISADKQNLFQSERVIIGKCPRCSENVYEGKKNFYCGNRSCQFVMWKNDRFFEQRKKAFTPKIAAALLKNGKAKVKGLYSEKTGKTYDATVLLADTGGKYVNYRVERKE from the coding sequence ATGAGCTTTCAGCTGGTGATCGCCGAAAAGCCCAGTGTGGCCCGTAGCATCGCCGCCGTGATCGGGGCAAGCGAAAAACAAACCGGCTACTGGCAGGGTGGCGGGTATCTGGTCAGCTGGTGCATCGGGCATCTGGTGTCCTTTGCGGAAGCGGGCCAGTACGACGAAAAATACTGCAAATGGCGGTATGAGGATTTGCCCATCCTGCCCCAGCCGTGGCAGTTCATTGTCCCGGACGAGAAGAAACAGCAGTTTGAAGTTCTGCGTGCCCTGCTCAACCGCCCGGATGTGGACAGTGTGACTGCCGCAACCGACGCAGGCCGGGAGGGAGAACTGATCTTCCGCTTTGTCTACCAAATGGCCGGCTGCACGAAACCCGTAAAGCGGCTCTGGATTTCCAGCATGGAGGATGCCGCCATCCGGGAGGGCTTTGCAAACCTGTGCCCGGATTCGGATTATGATGCGCTGTACCAATCGGCCCTCTGCCGTGCAAAAGCAGATTGGCTGGTGGGCATCAATGCAACGCGGCTGTTTTCGGTGCTGTACCACAAGACTCTGACCGTGGGCCGCGTACAGACACCGACATTGAAAATGCTGGTGGACCGGGATGCAAAAATCCTGCGCTTCCAGAAAGAAAGGTATTACACAGTCGGCATCCAGTCCGGCAGTCTGAAAGCAGACAGTGGACGCATTGCCAGCATGGACGAGGCCGACACTTTGAAAAATGCCTGTGCCGGGGCATCTGCTATCTGTTCTTCTGTCAAGCGGGAGAAAAAGACAGAACAGCCGCCCAAGCTCTATGACCTGACTACATTGCAGCGGGAAGCAAACCGTCTGTTCGGTTTTACCGCAAAACAGACCCTTGATTACGCCCAGCAGCTTTACGAAAAGAAATTGCTGACCTATCCCCGCACAGACAGCCAATATCTGACCGAGGACATGGGCCAGACAGCACAACATCTTGTGTCTGATCTGCTGGGACTGCTGCCCTTTGCCCAAGGACTTGCGCTGACTGCGGAAGTAGGCCGGGTGCTGAACAGCAAAAAGGTATCGGACCACCACGCCATCATTCCCACCGCAGAATTTGCAAAACAGGGCTTCACTGGCCTTGCGGAAAGTGAGTGCAAACTGATGAACCTTGTCTGCTCCAAGCTGCTCTGCGCGGTGGCTGCACCCCATGAGTACGAAACTGTGACTGCTGTGTTCTCCTGTGCAGGGAACGAGTTCACCGCCAAGGGAAAGACCGTGCTTGTTCCCGGTTGGAAAGAGATCGACCAGAGGTTCCGCTCCACCCTGAAAGCAGACGGCGAAGAAGAAACGGAAACCCTGAACACCCTGCCGGAACTGACCGAGGGACAAAGTTATTCTGTTGTATCTGATATTTCGGAACATTTCACGTCCCCGCCGAAAGCCTACACGGAAGATACACTCCTGTCAGCAATGGAGCGGGCCGGAGCCGAGGATATGCCGGAAAACGCAGAACGCAAGGGGCTGGGCACACCCGCCACCCGTGCCGCGATTCTGGAAAAACTGGTGCAAATGGGCTTTGTGCAGCGCAAGAGCAAGCAACTGGTGCCCACCAAGGACGGCATCAATCTGGCGGTGGTTCTGCCGGAAAGTTTGACCTCTCCCGCCCTGACCGCCGAATGGGAAAACCGCCTGACCGAGATTGCCAAGGGCAATGCAGACCCGGACGAGTTCATGGCCGAAATTGAAGCGCAGGTGCGCCAGCTGGTCAAGACCTATTCTTGTATCAGTGCAGATAAGCAAAACCTGTTCCAGTCGGAACGGGTTATTATCGGCAAGTGTCCCCGGTGCAGTGAAAACGTCTATGAGGGCAAGAAAAACTTCTACTGCGGGAATCGTAGCTGTCAGTTCGTGATGTGGAAGAATGACCGCTTCTTTGAGCAGCGCAAAAAGGCGTTCACGCCGAAGATCGCCGCTGCTCTGCTCAAAAACGGTAAGGCAAAGGTCAAGGGCCTCTATTCCGAAAAGACAGGCAAAACCTATGATGCAACGGTGCTTCTGGCAGATACGGGAGGCAAGTACGTCAATTACCGGGTAGAGCGCAAAGAGTAA